A stretch of the Chromatiales bacterium 21-64-14 genome encodes the following:
- a CDS encoding D-alanyl-D-alanine carboxypeptidase/D-alanyl-D-alanine-endopeptidase, giving the protein MPPRAYPAQAQWVRTCHGPVTGRSGAGLAAYRNRRTLPTGPRRVADPLTSFARRPTWHSGASVCRAISVATAARDQDHIRTTSGPHSRGQQLATNSVGTPEVRWNGAGTQQPRSRRRVATVVLGTLCAITAFRGVAASPEPSLATLAALQRTGARVSFLAVDLGHPRVVAALDPSQRLVPASLTKLYTAAYALERWGAEKTFTTAFTSRGTIRDGRLQGDLVFQGIGDPSLTNAGLWSLAAGVRQRGIQEVDGDLIINAAGFAPVNCTAADRCHALRTSHNAYNAPLSAAGVDYATVSVAVIPAAHPGEPARLALEPFAIPMIRLVGAVQTGPANVAAAVRVTRRTEGDTDVVTVSGRVPANGPVVRVYRSVSDPDRQAGQLLRAFLQQAGVRITGTIRTESRPPAPQNQRVAAVEGEPLGIELRKMLTYSNNYMADTLALDLAAAQIPRRQVDLRDAGRLLEQYAGAINARGPFRAVGGADAHPVFWSGSGLTVRNALSARDLVALLNHMYLRAGDFPAFLGALTVPAHTPVPMLAQGAPVWRTRIAVKTGSLSEPVSVFGVAGYFRSPHGGWGAFAAIINGSARRPNIPLDTSLAAVRSAVEAVISTPLPRGSRAAH; this is encoded by the coding sequence ATGCCGCCGCGCGCGTACCCCGCCCAAGCGCAATGGGTCCGGACGTGCCACGGTCCCGTCACGGGCCGATCCGGAGCGGGGTTGGCCGCGTATCGCAACCGCCGTACACTCCCCACCGGCCCACGCCGGGTCGCGGATCCTCTGACATCCTTCGCACGCCGGCCGACGTGGCACAGCGGCGCTAGCGTGTGCCGCGCAATCTCGGTAGCAACAGCGGCGCGTGATCAGGACCACATCAGGACCACATCAGGACCACATTCGAGGGGGCAGCAATTGGCAACGAACTCCGTGGGCACGCCTGAAGTACGGTGGAACGGCGCGGGCACCCAGCAGCCGCGGTCACGACGTCGGGTGGCGACCGTTGTCTTGGGGACGTTATGCGCGATCACCGCGTTCCGCGGAGTGGCGGCGTCCCCCGAACCGAGTCTCGCAACGCTGGCCGCATTACAGCGAACCGGCGCGCGGGTAAGCTTCCTGGCGGTGGACCTCGGCCACCCGCGGGTGGTGGCCGCCCTCGACCCGAGTCAGCGGCTGGTCCCCGCCTCCCTGACCAAGCTGTACACCGCCGCTTATGCCCTGGAACGCTGGGGCGCCGAGAAGACCTTCACGACGGCGTTCACTAGCCGGGGCACGATACGCGACGGCCGGCTCCAGGGCGACTTGGTGTTCCAAGGCATCGGGGATCCTTCCCTTACCAACGCCGGGTTGTGGTCACTCGCCGCCGGTGTTCGGCAACGCGGGATCCAGGAAGTTGACGGGGATCTGATCATCAACGCGGCCGGATTCGCGCCGGTGAACTGCACCGCCGCCGACCGGTGCCATGCACTGCGCACCAGCCACAACGCCTACAACGCACCCCTGTCCGCGGCGGGCGTGGACTATGCCACCGTCAGCGTAGCGGTGATCCCCGCCGCACACCCCGGGGAGCCCGCGCGGCTGGCGCTGGAACCCTTCGCAATCCCGATGATCCGTCTGGTCGGTGCGGTGCAGACCGGGCCCGCCAACGTCGCGGCCGCCGTCCGGGTGACCCGCCGCACCGAGGGTGACACCGATGTGGTGACGGTATCGGGCCGGGTTCCGGCCAACGGTCCGGTGGTGCGGGTGTATCGTTCCGTCTCGGACCCCGACCGGCAGGCGGGCCAGTTGCTCCGGGCGTTCCTCCAGCAGGCCGGTGTGCGCATCACCGGGACGATCCGTACCGAATCCCGGCCCCCCGCGCCCCAGAATCAGCGGGTAGCCGCGGTGGAAGGCGAGCCCCTGGGCATCGAACTTCGCAAGATGCTGACCTACAGCAACAACTACATGGCCGATACGCTGGCCCTGGATCTGGCGGCGGCGCAGATCCCACGACGGCAAGTCGATCTGCGGGACGCCGGGCGGCTGCTGGAACAATACGCGGGCGCGATCAACGCCCGCGGGCCATTCCGCGCCGTCGGAGGCGCGGACGCCCATCCGGTGTTCTGGAGCGGGAGCGGGTTGACGGTGCGCAACGCGTTGTCGGCCCGGGATCTGGTCGCACTGCTGAACCATATGTACTTGCGTGCCGGCGACTTCCCCGCCTTCCTCGGCGCCCTCACGGTGCCCGCCCATACGCCGGTCCCGATGCTGGCCCAGGGCGCCCCGGTGTGGCGCACGCGCATCGCCGTGAAGACCGGTTCCCTGTCGGAACCGGTATCGGTATTTGGCGTAGCGGGCTACTTCCGTTCCCCGCATGGAGGCTGGGGTGCCTTCGCGGCAATCATCAATGGTTCGGCGCGGCGCCCGAACATTCCCCTGGATACGTCACTGGCCGCCGTGCGATCCGCGGTAGAGGCCGTGATCAGCACTCCCCTGCCGCGCGGATCTCGCGCAGCGCACTAA